The Rhododendron vialii isolate Sample 1 chromosome 8a, ASM3025357v1 genome has a window encoding:
- the LOC131298637 gene encoding uncharacterized protein LOC131298637 — MSLHNFSDALMCKIFPLTLSEPIMLWYNQLKPKSITCFNELELEFTKRFVTSNVQRKTLSMLVNTRRAAGKTLRLYTERYWEVYNLIPDCDQGIATESFMNGLNPTSAMFRDLSRNPPKTMGKLMVIIEKDCVHEEAVAERNVSKTPESSKAPVAVKKQVANVG, encoded by the coding sequence ATGAGCCTCCACAATTTCTCTGACGCGCTCATGTGCAAGATCTTTCCCCTTACGTTGAGCGAGCCAATCATGCTCTGGTACAATCAGCTGAAGCCCAAGTCCATCACATGCTTTAATGAACTGGAGTTGGAGTTCACTAAGCGATTTGTAACGAGCAACGTCCAGCGAAAGACGTTATCTATGCTCGTGAACACGAGAAGAGCAGCGGGAAAGACTCTTCGGCTTTACACTGAGCGGTATTGGGAGGTGTACAATCTAATCCCAGATTGTGATCAAGGGATCGCAACCGAGTCGTTCATGAATGGACTAAATCCTACTTCTGCGATGTTTCGAGATCTCTCCCGAAACCCGCCAAAGACAATGGGAAAGTTGATGGTGATCATTGAAAAAGATTGCGTTCACGAGGAAGCAGTTGCCGAGCGCAACGTTTCAAAGACCCCTGAATCTTCCAAGGCACCAGTTGCAGTTAAAAAACAGGTGGCCAACGTAGGGTAG
- the LOC131298638 gene encoding uncharacterized protein LOC131298638 has product MGTFSLVRCGSRRVVKVLVGNHFGVLRGSSSLTFVRPRQLRDLRSKEERVLRHLLRAPAPETSVVRGTFLLFNSFDRVLFNSGASHSFIATSFACTLELEIENIRPPLIVETPIGGRSPLNRICRDCELIIRDHRFTFDFIVLNMSGFDLILGMDWLFTFHATIDCFRHRVRICPHGGSCSEFFRERREPLEPYLCGSREQESVYALLASLALDEDVSARGELPLVVCDFSDVFPKELPGLPLEREIEFSIDLLPGTIPIFVPSYRFAPTELRE; this is encoded by the exons ATGGGGACCTTCAGTTTAGTTCGGTGCGGTAGCCGAAGGGTGGTCAAAGTTTTGGTCGGAAATCATTTCGGGGTactcagaggcagcagcagcctcACTTTCGTTAGACCACGTCAGCTCAGGGATCTTAGGTCGAAAGAAGAGCGAGTTCTTCGACACCTACTCAGAGCTCCG GCCCCGGAAACTTcagttgtgaggggtacatttctattGTTTAACTCCTTTGATAGAGTATTATTTAATTCCGGAGCAtcacattcattcattgctACATCTTTTGCTTGtactttggaattggaaattgaGAATATTAGGCCTCCGTTGATCGTTGAGACACCTATAGGAGGTAGATCGCCATTAAATCGTATTTGCCGAGATTGTGAGCTCATTATTCGAGATCATCGTTTTACCTTTGACTTCATTGTGTTGAATATGTCAGGGTTCGACCTCATTTTGGGCATGGATTGGCTATTTACATTTCACGCTACCATAGATTGCTTCAGGCACCGGGTTCGTATTTGTCCACATGGGGGTTCTTGTTCTGAGTTCTTCAGGGAGCGTCGGGAACCGTTAGAGCCGTATTTGTGTGGGTCTCGGGAGCAAGAGTCGGTGTATGCCTTGTTAGCGAGTTTGGCCTTAGATGAGGATGTATCCGCACGTGGGGAATTACCCCTTGTCGTTTGCGACTTTTCGGACGTGTTTCCGAAGGAGTTACCCGGTTTACCACTcgagagagaaattgaattttctatCGATTTACTTCCTGGCACCATTCCTATTTTCGTACCTTCTTATCGTTTCGCGCCTACCGAGTTGAGAGAATAG
- the LOC131335742 gene encoding uncharacterized protein LOC131335742 isoform X1, which produces MDVRKIVAVVEDAEVARTALNWALHNLVRHGDLITLLHVFPYSRSRSKNKLRIRRLKGFQLALSFKDICTNFPNAKIEIVVREGDEDGGTIAAIVREIGASTLVVGLHNRSFLYRLPMANNNIASNFNCKVVAIKQPTPPPFTPRNINISSTNILDFSQIEIAAGLSFLDILPPKIPYRLCPDPSAIIWRSRKTRKRRNS; this is translated from the exons ATGGATGTGAGGAAAATAGTGGCAGTAGTGGAAGATGCAGAGGTAGCTAGGACAGCACTGAATTGGGCACTCCACAACCTCGTTCGGCATGGTGATTTGATCACTCTGCTTCACGTATTCCCTTACTCAAGATCCAGAAGCAAGAACAAGCTCAGAATCCGCCGCTTGAAAGGCTTCCAACTGGCTCTCTCCTTCAAAGACATCTGCACCAACTTCCCAAAT GCAAAGATAGAGATTGTAGTGAGAGAAGGGGATGAAGACGGGGGCACAATTGCAGCGATTGTTCGAGAAATCGGAGCTTCCACGCTTGTGGTTGGGCTTCATAATCGAAGCTTTCTCTACAG GTTGCCCATGGCCAACAACAATATAGCTAGCAACTTCAATTGCAAAGTAGTTGCCATAAAgcaaccaacaccaccaccattcaCACCAAGGAATATCAATATCAGCTCAACCAACATCCTGGACTTCTCTCAGATTGAAATTGCAGCTGGGCTAAG TTTTCTTGATATCCTTCCGCCCAAGATCCCATACCGACTATGTCCGGACCCTTCTGCAATCATATGGAGATCAAGGAAGACAAGGAAGAGAAGGAATTCTTGA
- the LOC131335742 gene encoding uncharacterized protein LOC131335742 isoform X2 produces the protein MDVRKIVAVVEDAEVARTALNWALHNLVRHGDLITLLHVFPYSRSRSKNKLRIRRLKGFQLALSFKDICTNFPNAKIEIVVREGDEDGGTIAAIVREIGASTLVVGLHNRSFLYRLPMANNNIASNFNCKVVAIKQPTPPPFTPRNINISSTNILDFSQIEIAAGLR, from the exons ATGGATGTGAGGAAAATAGTGGCAGTAGTGGAAGATGCAGAGGTAGCTAGGACAGCACTGAATTGGGCACTCCACAACCTCGTTCGGCATGGTGATTTGATCACTCTGCTTCACGTATTCCCTTACTCAAGATCCAGAAGCAAGAACAAGCTCAGAATCCGCCGCTTGAAAGGCTTCCAACTGGCTCTCTCCTTCAAAGACATCTGCACCAACTTCCCAAAT GCAAAGATAGAGATTGTAGTGAGAGAAGGGGATGAAGACGGGGGCACAATTGCAGCGATTGTTCGAGAAATCGGAGCTTCCACGCTTGTGGTTGGGCTTCATAATCGAAGCTTTCTCTACAG GTTGCCCATGGCCAACAACAATATAGCTAGCAACTTCAATTGCAAAGTAGTTGCCATAAAgcaaccaacaccaccaccattcaCACCAAGGAATATCAATATCAGCTCAACCAACATCCTGGACTTCTCTCAGATTGAAATTGCAGCTGGGCTAAG GTAG